The following are encoded together in the Iodobacter fluviatilis genome:
- a CDS encoding SH3 domain-containing protein — protein MKKRLWLLLALSSGAWAEPASVIRDSDLRDKPFLDATVIGQLKKDNVVDIQMRQGAWMQVKSDSKLVGWIKLLNVRTGKAGESSTSLASLNPFKTGSSGSTVTTGVKGLSAEQLQNAQPNPEELSKLKNYTASDSDAQKSAAKEKLIAQEVAYIAMEKASSSDDSNTKNRRN, from the coding sequence ATGAAAAAACGACTATGGCTGCTACTTGCCCTAAGCAGCGGCGCTTGGGCTGAGCCCGCCAGCGTGATTCGCGATTCTGATTTACGCGACAAGCCTTTTCTGGACGCAACGGTGATTGGCCAGCTTAAAAAAGACAATGTGGTGGATATCCAAATGCGCCAAGGCGCATGGATGCAGGTCAAGAGCGATAGCAAACTCGTCGGCTGGATTAAATTGCTCAATGTTAGAACAGGCAAAGCAGGCGAGAGTAGCACCAGCTTAGCCTCATTAAACCCATTTAAAACGGGCTCTTCTGGCAGCACCGTCACCACCGGCGTAAAAGGGCTATCCGCCGAGCAGCTGCAAAATGCCCAGCCCAATCCTGAAGAACTTAGCAAGCTAAAAAACTACACGGCAAGTGACTCAGATGCGCAAAAAAGCGCCGCTAAAGAAAAGCTGATCGCACAAGAAGTGGCGTATATCGCCATGGAAAAAGCCTCTAGCAGCGATGACAGCAACACAAAAAACAGGAGAAACTAA
- a CDS encoding M48 family metalloprotease yields MRIRLMMLACLFPAAAFAFDFGKLDISNLIDGVKNTADAFHKATPAEEQEIGSSAASLLLGAAPLVASPALQQYVNQVGMWIVKQSEQPTMMFHFGVIDSPNINAFTTPGGYILLTKGLFDTFRNEAELAGVLAHEITHTLKRHHMQAIESGKWQKVGGNVAKAGADNVKNSAASQLVSLSSRGALELFVRGLDKGDEFEADIGGMVLAARAGYNPYGLVSVLQTLGSINPAEGTVALMFSTHPSPSDRLNTIENVIGDKLENYAGGAESTKRFQTIKASLGTAKK; encoded by the coding sequence ATGCGTATCCGTCTAATGATGTTGGCCTGCTTATTCCCTGCTGCAGCCTTTGCCTTTGATTTTGGCAAACTGGATATCAGTAATTTAATCGACGGGGTAAAAAACACCGCCGACGCCTTTCATAAAGCCACCCCTGCTGAAGAGCAAGAAATTGGCTCTTCAGCCGCTTCGCTCTTACTCGGTGCAGCCCCACTCGTTGCCTCGCCAGCCTTGCAACAATATGTAAACCAAGTTGGCATGTGGATAGTTAAGCAATCAGAGCAGCCCACAATGATGTTCCACTTTGGCGTAATAGATAGCCCAAACATCAACGCTTTTACCACACCCGGCGGCTATATCCTGCTGACCAAAGGCCTGTTTGATACCTTTCGCAATGAAGCAGAACTAGCAGGCGTATTAGCCCACGAAATCACCCACACACTGAAACGCCATCACATGCAGGCGATTGAATCTGGCAAATGGCAAAAAGTAGGCGGAAATGTTGCCAAAGCGGGTGCTGATAACGTTAAAAACAGTGCCGCTTCTCAGCTGGTATCGCTCAGTAGCCGAGGCGCTTTAGAGCTATTCGTTCGCGGCTTAGACAAAGGTGATGAATTTGAAGCCGACATCGGCGGCATGGTTTTAGCTGCCAGAGCAGGCTACAACCCCTACGGCTTAGTCTCGGTATTGCAAACACTAGGCAGCATCAACCCTGCGGAGGGCACAGTGGCGCTGATGTTCAGCACCCATCCCAGCCCAAGCGACAGGCTCAACACCATTGAAAACGTCATTGGCGACAAATTAGAAAATTACGCCGGCGGAGCAGAAAGCACCAAACGCTTTCAAACCATTAAAGCATCGTTAGGTACGGCAAAAAAATAG
- a CDS encoding aminopeptidase P N-terminal domain-containing protein, producing the protein MQPYVTRRATLSTRLPAGVVIVPNTTEIIRNADTTYPFRYDSSFYYLTGFNEPDAIFVQINQAGSMQNILFCRPKDLEREIWDGHRHGPEEASKLFGFDAAYSIEELDNKMIELLQNQPRIHTPFGHNAAWDSRVSSWVNGVRAKVRSGVTAPNEIHDVRGTIAEMRLFKDEFELVHLRKAGLINSVAHTRAMRFARPGQMEYEVEAEILHDYYRQGSRFPAYSSIVAAGANATCLHYGENNKRLQDGDLILIDAGCEIEGYASDITRTFPVNGKYSGPQKDVYEITLAAQYAALDACRVGQSWNAPHEAAVRVLTQGMLDLGLLQGSLDEAIESLSYKQFYMHNTGHWMGLDVHDAGAYKIQGEWRKLEAGMVMTVEPGFYIRPAPNVPKHFENIGVRIEDDVLITPNGMENLTASCPKTVAEIEAVMAR; encoded by the coding sequence ATGCAGCCTTACGTAACCCGCCGTGCAACCTTGTCCACACGCTTACCTGCTGGTGTGGTTATTGTGCCGAATACGACAGAAATCATTCGCAATGCCGATACAACTTATCCATTTCGCTATGATTCGAGCTTTTACTACCTCACGGGTTTTAACGAGCCCGATGCTATTTTTGTGCAAATAAATCAAGCAGGCAGCATGCAAAATATTCTGTTCTGCCGCCCTAAAGATTTAGAACGCGAGATCTGGGATGGCCATCGTCATGGGCCAGAAGAGGCCAGCAAGCTGTTTGGCTTTGATGCCGCTTATTCAATTGAAGAGCTCGATAATAAAATGATCGAGCTTTTACAAAATCAGCCCCGCATTCACACCCCTTTTGGCCACAATGCCGCCTGGGATAGCCGAGTCAGCAGCTGGGTAAACGGAGTGCGTGCCAAGGTGCGTAGTGGCGTTACCGCCCCCAATGAAATCCATGATGTGCGCGGCACGATTGCCGAAATGCGCTTATTTAAAGATGAATTTGAACTAGTGCATCTGCGTAAAGCGGGGCTGATTAACTCGGTAGCTCACACCCGCGCCATGCGCTTTGCCCGCCCTGGCCAAATGGAATACGAAGTAGAAGCCGAAATTCTGCACGATTATTATCGTCAAGGTAGCCGCTTCCCTGCTTACTCCAGCATTGTGGCCGCAGGCGCAAATGCCACCTGCCTGCATTACGGCGAAAACAACAAACGACTTCAGGATGGCGATTTAATCTTGATTGATGCCGGTTGCGAGATCGAAGGATACGCATCTGATATCACCCGTACTTTTCCGGTGAATGGCAAATATAGCGGCCCGCAAAAAGACGTTTACGAAATCACCCTAGCCGCACAATACGCCGCGCTAGACGCTTGCCGCGTTGGCCAAAGCTGGAACGCCCCACACGAAGCAGCAGTTCGGGTGCTCACGCAGGGTATGCTCGATTTGGGCCTGCTCCAAGGTTCTTTGGATGAAGCCATTGAATCGCTCAGCTATAAGCAGTTTTATATGCACAACACAGGTCATTGGATGGGGCTAGATGTGCACGACGCAGGCGCTTACAAAATCCAAGGTGAATGGCGCAAGCTAGAAGCGGGCATGGTTATGACGGTAGAGCCAGGCTTTTATATCCGCCCAGCCCCCAATGTACCCAAGCACTTTGAAAACATCGGAGTGCGTATCGAAGATGATGTACTCATTACCCCAAATGGCATGGAAAACCTCACCGCCTCTTGCCCTAAAACCGTAGCAGAAATTGAAGCGGTAATGGCGAGGTAG
- a CDS encoding FAD-dependent monooxygenase yields the protein MLLEKLPLHVDVLIVGGGPVGTLVLQRLAQAGIDALLVDAKPKIDADPRALALSWASFEALNRVDLWGEDLNATAIKHVHISQQGSIGRTELKAEELGLPALGFVVAYDKLASHAFNTLSKSPAKAALGFRVNSIKRLARFAQINVSGPHGEEQLSARLVILADGGQLISQLDDIKQTIKSYQQHAILARLTPLEPHCGMAYERFADDATLALLPNGPDFMLVWPQSPELAAERLAMSESDFITAVMQRFSGRLAGFSSVGSRASWPLALKTLDSVVGQRVVLIGNAAQTLHPVAGQGLNLGLRDASTLAELLICSRQDELGEPKQLARYARLRKKDASLVTHFTDGLITIFDQPGPLLKHGRSLGLIAMDQMDSLRKGFTKRMVFGAR from the coding sequence ATGCTTTTAGAAAAACTTCCCCTTCATGTAGACGTGCTGATTGTTGGTGGCGGCCCTGTGGGCACGCTGGTCTTGCAAAGGCTGGCGCAAGCGGGCATTGATGCCTTGCTCGTTGATGCAAAACCTAAAATCGACGCTGATCCACGCGCCCTAGCACTCTCTTGGGCCAGCTTTGAGGCGCTTAATCGGGTGGATTTATGGGGGGAAGATTTAAACGCTACGGCCATTAAACACGTACATATTTCGCAACAAGGCAGCATAGGCCGCACCGAGCTAAAGGCCGAAGAGCTGGGCCTGCCTGCACTAGGCTTTGTAGTGGCTTACGATAAACTCGCCAGCCACGCTTTTAATACGCTCAGCAAAAGCCCAGCTAAGGCCGCATTAGGCTTTCGTGTAAACAGTATCAAACGCCTTGCCCGCTTCGCCCAAATCAACGTAAGTGGCCCTCATGGCGAAGAACAGCTCAGCGCTCGTTTAGTGATTCTTGCCGATGGAGGCCAGCTGATTAGCCAGCTTGATGACATCAAGCAAACGATTAAGTCTTATCAACAGCACGCTATTCTGGCGAGATTAACCCCGCTAGAACCGCATTGCGGCATGGCTTATGAGCGCTTTGCGGACGATGCCACGCTGGCGCTACTACCCAATGGACCAGACTTTATGTTGGTTTGGCCGCAATCGCCAGAGCTTGCAGCCGAGCGCCTAGCCATGAGTGAGAGTGATTTTATCACCGCCGTCATGCAGCGTTTTTCTGGGCGTCTAGCAGGGTTTTCTAGCGTAGGCTCAAGAGCCAGCTGGCCTCTAGCGCTTAAAACCTTAGATTCTGTAGTTGGGCAAAGAGTAGTGCTAATCGGCAATGCAGCGCAAACGCTACATCCTGTAGCTGGCCAAGGGCTAAATCTGGGGCTGCGCGACGCCAGCACTTTGGCCGAACTATTAATCTGCTCCCGCCAAGATGAATTAGGCGAGCCCAAACAACTGGCCCGCTATGCACGTTTACGCAAAAAAGATGCCAGTTTAGTCACCCACTTTACCGATGGCTTAATCACCATTTTTGACCAGCCAGGGCCACTACTTAAACATGGCCGAAGCTTAGGGCTGATTGCGATGGATCAGATGGATAGCCTGCGTAAAGGCTTTACCAAGCGGATGGTGTTTGGTGCCAGATAA
- a CDS encoding STAS domain-containing protein encodes MAFSFIRKIIAPNTSSNTTLENESDTPPIVAEESSFDLNQLSIEVIDNDSLLTPIQEEVAMLHASGQSVAAAEILHSELKKIAGLHQTEAWLMLFELLQQNNDKQQFDKVALLFVLEFEKTPPTWHQHSAKASSEAQNYYQFPAILNHNNIDKVLITFHAALQTCSSLRIDMAKIKEIDTIAAAELLAVWQRSVKKGIRLQLLGNHEIETLLRSRIQTSRAIPAEAPLWLLLIELQQIQGLQDEFENLAVDYAITFEVSPPSWIEPNKHAAPISAAPIEPVKKQDRLYIESDILNTKPEQIAAIRDYIQQSEFPVLDFSNVRRVDFDSAGQLLGLCMDKPQQITLCNANALVVALFRIMGITELVTLSS; translated from the coding sequence GTGGCTTTTTCATTTATCCGCAAAATCATTGCGCCAAATACCTCAAGCAATACCACTTTAGAAAACGAGAGTGATACCCCACCCATCGTTGCAGAGGAGTCTAGTTTTGACTTAAACCAGCTCAGTATTGAAGTGATTGATAACGATTCACTCCTTACCCCCATCCAAGAAGAAGTGGCCATGCTGCACGCCAGCGGCCAAAGCGTAGCTGCTGCAGAAATTCTGCACTCAGAACTAAAAAAAATAGCAGGATTACACCAAACTGAAGCATGGCTCATGCTTTTTGAGCTTTTACAGCAGAATAATGATAAACAACAGTTCGATAAAGTAGCCCTATTATTTGTTTTAGAGTTTGAAAAAACACCCCCAACTTGGCACCAACATTCAGCAAAAGCCAGTAGCGAAGCACAAAACTATTATCAGTTTCCTGCCATCCTCAACCATAATAATATCGATAAAGTACTCATCACATTCCACGCCGCCCTACAAACTTGTAGCAGCTTGCGTATTGATATGGCAAAAATCAAAGAAATAGACACTATTGCGGCGGCAGAACTATTAGCAGTTTGGCAGCGTAGCGTTAAAAAAGGTATACGCTTACAGCTATTAGGCAATCACGAAATAGAAACCCTGCTGCGCAGCCGAATTCAAACATCAAGAGCTATTCCTGCTGAAGCGCCACTTTGGTTGCTCTTGATTGAGTTACAGCAAATTCAAGGTTTACAGGATGAATTTGAAAATTTAGCCGTTGATTACGCGATCACTTTTGAAGTCTCGCCACCTTCTTGGATCGAGCCTAATAAGCATGCTGCGCCTATCTCAGCGGCCCCAATTGAGCCCGTCAAAAAGCAAGATCGTTTATATATTGAAAGCGATATTCTAAATACTAAGCCTGAACAGATTGCGGCCATTCGCGATTACATCCAGCAAAGCGAGTTCCCAGTGCTTGATTTTAGTAATGTACGCCGAGTAGATTTTGATTCCGCAGGGCAATTGCTGGGTCTTTGTATGGATAAGCCACAGCAAATCACCCTTTGCAATGCCAATGCCTTAGTCGTTGCCTTGTTTCGGATTATGGGCATTACTGAGCTCGTGACGCTATCTAGCTAA
- the hslV gene encoding ATP-dependent protease subunit HslV yields the protein MEQFDGTTIVSVRRGDLVAVGGDGQVTLGNVVIKGTARKVRKLYNDKVIVGFAGGTADAFTLFERFETKLEKHQGHLTRAAVELAKDWRTDRMLRRLEAMLIVADKTATLIITGNGDVLEPEHGIAAIGSGGAFAQSAARALLENTDLAPDVIVKKALEITGDICIYTNQNHTIETM from the coding sequence ATGGAACAATTTGATGGCACCACGATTGTCTCTGTACGCCGTGGGGATTTAGTTGCAGTAGGCGGCGATGGTCAGGTCACTCTGGGGAATGTAGTTATCAAAGGCACAGCACGCAAAGTGCGTAAGCTTTACAACGATAAAGTGATCGTTGGCTTTGCAGGGGGCACGGCAGATGCTTTCACCTTGTTTGAGCGCTTTGAAACAAAACTAGAAAAGCACCAAGGCCACCTAACCCGCGCCGCCGTAGAGCTAGCCAAAGATTGGCGCACCGATCGCATGCTACGCCGTTTAGAAGCCATGCTGATCGTGGCCGATAAAACCGCCACGCTAATTATCACCGGCAATGGCGATGTGCTAGAGCCCGAGCACGGCATTGCGGCGATTGGCTCTGGCGGTGCATTTGCGCAATCTGCTGCCAGAGCGCTCCTAGAAAACACCGATTTAGCTCCCGATGTCATCGTTAAAAAAGCGCTAGAAATCACCGGCGATATTTGTATATATACCAATCAAAACCATACAATTGAAACAATGTAA
- a CDS encoding response regulator — MAKHFSIGELRVILLEPSPAQNKLITSKLKLLGIGDIIAFGEGSQALASLKVDSSPNLILSAMYLKDMTGIELLTQLRNNPDTQDIAFILISSETQPKVLEPLRQLGACAIIPKPFTSENLDHALCVSLDYLSEDLTLDQDDFELDKLRVLLVDDSKAARNYMRKVLENLGVRNIKEAGNGHEGVQLLEESVFDLLITDYNMPEMDGKELIEFVRKNSWQSNIPILMVSSESDGGRLAAVTQAGVSGICDKPFEPSVVRGLLERILREQQP, encoded by the coding sequence ATGGCAAAACACTTTTCTATTGGCGAACTACGCGTTATTTTGCTAGAGCCATCTCCAGCGCAAAATAAATTGATTACCTCTAAACTAAAACTACTTGGCATTGGCGATATCATTGCTTTTGGGGAGGGTTCGCAAGCCCTAGCCTCCTTAAAAGTGGATAGCAGCCCTAATCTGATCCTCAGTGCCATGTATTTAAAAGATATGACAGGGATCGAGCTACTTACCCAGCTGCGCAACAACCCCGATACGCAAGACATCGCTTTTATTTTAATTTCTAGCGAAACCCAACCCAAAGTATTAGAGCCGCTTCGGCAACTTGGCGCTTGCGCAATTATCCCTAAGCCATTTACCTCAGAAAACCTAGACCATGCACTTTGTGTATCGCTGGATTATTTATCCGAAGATTTAACGTTAGATCAAGACGATTTTGAGCTGGATAAGCTGCGCGTATTGTTAGTTGACGATTCTAAAGCCGCACGCAATTACATGCGCAAAGTATTGGAAAACCTAGGCGTGCGTAATATCAAAGAAGCTGGCAATGGTCATGAAGGAGTACAGCTTTTAGAAGAGAGCGTGTTTGATTTATTAATTACTGATTACAATATGCCCGAAATGGATGGGAAAGAATTAATTGAATTTGTACGCAAAAATAGCTGGCAAAGCAATATCCCTATCCTAATGGTTTCATCCGAAAGTGATGGTGGCCGGCTTGCCGCCGTTACTCAAGCAGGCGTATCAGGCATCTGCGATAAGCCTTTCGAACCCTCCGTAGTACGCGGTTTACTTGAGCGAATCTTACGAGAACAACAACCTTAG
- a CDS encoding biotin--[acetyl-CoA-carboxylase] ligase, producing MLHTLTIIRQLNADEFTSGEVIAKQLGVSRSAVSAALNRSAEFGIELERRHGVGYKLTQPIEWLNAESIKQALNRHSPFSLNLIDEIESTNRTLRQECATTGSVLAAEWQTAGRGRLGRHWVGSLGGSLLFSVVWRFNGGISRLAGLSLAVGIALTRALEKQGYQDIGLKWPNDLHCAKGKLAGILIELSGDTLGPVDAVIGIGLNLRLSQSERLNANHAADLSDCSGPSPARNLLFARILNELAELLPSFDQSGFAPLRSEWEDRHIWQGEQARLISPDGLESSGKIIGIADDGALRIAGENGLQVVYAGDISLRKVTAA from the coding sequence ATGTTACATACACTTACAATCATACGTCAGCTCAATGCTGATGAATTCACCTCTGGCGAAGTGATTGCCAAACAATTGGGCGTCTCACGCTCAGCGGTTTCAGCCGCGCTTAACCGCAGTGCCGAATTTGGTATTGAGCTAGAGCGGCGCCATGGCGTAGGTTACAAACTCACCCAACCCATTGAATGGCTAAATGCCGAAAGCATCAAACAAGCGCTCAACAGACATAGCCCATTTAGTCTGAATTTAATCGACGAAATTGAATCGACTAATCGCACTTTACGCCAAGAATGCGCCACTACTGGCTCAGTATTGGCTGCAGAATGGCAAACAGCGGGCCGTGGCCGCCTAGGCCGCCACTGGGTAGGAAGCTTAGGCGGTAGCTTATTATTTTCTGTGGTGTGGCGCTTTAATGGCGGAATCAGCCGTTTGGCTGGCTTAAGCCTTGCCGTGGGTATTGCACTGACCCGAGCATTAGAAAAACAAGGCTATCAAGATATAGGGTTGAAATGGCCCAATGATTTACACTGCGCCAAAGGCAAACTGGCGGGCATTTTGATCGAGCTATCTGGCGATACTTTAGGCCCCGTAGATGCGGTGATTGGAATTGGCCTTAACTTACGCCTATCCCAAAGCGAACGTCTAAACGCCAATCATGCCGCAGACTTAAGCGATTGCAGCGGCCCCAGCCCTGCACGTAATCTGCTTTTCGCCCGCATTTTAAATGAGCTAGCCGAGCTATTACCAAGCTTTGATCAAAGCGGCTTTGCCCCCTTACGCTCAGAATGGGAAGACCGACATATCTGGCAGGGCGAGCAAGCAAGATTAATATCACCAGACGGCCTAGAAAGCAGTGGCAAAATCATTGGCATTGCCGATGATGGCGCCTTGCGCATCGCTGGGGAAAATGGCTTGCAAGTGGTTTATGCTGGAGACATTAGCTTACGTAAGGTGACCGCAGCGTGA
- a CDS encoding type III pantothenate kinase: MSLLLIDLGNSRIKWAYGDHPWASVGYSFTADVAQLLQQLLTLPRPDAIHGCTVGQPAAALLLEQFCQQQWGHSIQWLKVSRNALGIHNTYRHLEQQGPDRWAAVLGARSLFPERALVIASAGTALTVDALTEENEYLGGMILPGLRLMKSALAQQTARLTLSEGAFHDFPRCTTDAIETGCISAMAGSIIAMQTRLTRRGDTPLCIISGGDAALIAPHLPNQPIIAEQLVLHGLAALAQDIYQ, translated from the coding sequence GTGAGCTTACTACTAATAGACCTTGGAAATAGCCGAATCAAATGGGCCTATGGTGATCACCCTTGGGCCTCTGTGGGCTATAGCTTTACCGCAGACGTAGCCCAATTGCTTCAGCAACTGCTCACCCTGCCCCGCCCCGATGCCATTCATGGCTGTACGGTTGGCCAACCCGCTGCTGCCCTTTTGCTTGAGCAATTTTGCCAGCAGCAATGGGGTCACAGCATTCAATGGCTAAAAGTAAGCCGCAATGCTTTGGGAATACACAATACCTATCGCCATTTAGAACAACAAGGCCCAGATCGTTGGGCGGCAGTGCTCGGCGCACGCAGCTTGTTTCCAGAGCGCGCTTTGGTGATTGCTAGCGCGGGCACCGCGCTTACTGTGGATGCACTCACCGAAGAGAACGAGTATCTAGGTGGCATGATTTTGCCCGGATTAAGACTGATGAAATCTGCTCTTGCCCAGCAAACAGCAAGGCTCACTTTAAGTGAAGGTGCTTTCCATGATTTTCCGCGTTGCACCACCGATGCCATCGAAACGGGCTGTATCAGCGCAATGGCGGGCAGCATTATTGCCATGCAAACGCGCTTAACCCGCCGAGGCGATACACCGCTTTGTATTATTTCTGGAGGCGATGCCGCCTTGATCGCGCCTCATTTACCTAATCAACCCATTATCGCCGAACAGCTCGTCCTACACGGGTTAGCTGCACTTGCTCAGGATATTTATCAATGA
- a CDS encoding SPOR domain-containing protein has translation MKWLCALLLAANFTLWGYNSLQTTHISTRTNAQINADKVKLIASLPMIVVNRPSPTPDTEAAPLSDPIPTPSPGPTPTPRPTPPPKITVCMRWSGTGQEQSDTMRQRLKSLGLTSSETNISGKVWVYIPPQTDFELANRKAQQLSGQGVQDYYVINNGGRWQNAISLGVFSSREGAERRLNELKSQGVKSAVVRERDDSPSHTVFTLRKITPEQQQKLEKLNSQLKGAQLQISNCS, from the coding sequence ATGAAATGGTTGTGCGCACTGCTCCTTGCTGCCAATTTTACCCTTTGGGGCTACAACTCATTGCAAACCACGCACATCAGTACTCGAACCAATGCGCAGATTAATGCCGATAAAGTAAAACTGATAGCTAGCCTGCCCATGATTGTGGTGAATCGCCCTAGCCCAACACCGGATACTGAAGCAGCACCACTCTCGGACCCCATACCTACTCCGAGCCCAGGCCCGACGCCAACACCACGCCCTACCCCACCACCAAAAATCACGGTATGCATGCGCTGGAGTGGCACAGGGCAAGAGCAAAGCGACACCATGCGCCAGCGCCTTAAATCGCTCGGCTTAACCAGCAGCGAAACCAATATCAGCGGTAAAGTTTGGGTCTATATTCCACCACAAACAGATTTTGAGCTGGCTAATCGTAAAGCCCAGCAGCTTAGCGGCCAGGGCGTGCAAGATTACTACGTGATTAATAATGGTGGTAGATGGCAAAACGCCATCTCACTCGGCGTATTCAGCAGCCGTGAAGGTGCTGAAAGACGTTTGAATGAATTAAAAAGCCAAGGGGTAAAATCGGCAGTAGTAAGAGAACGTGACGACAGCCCATCCCATACCGTATTTACGCTGCGTAAAATTACCCCAGAGCAGCAACAAAAACTAGAAAAGCTCAACAGTCAGCTTAAGGGTGCACAACTGCAGATCAGCAATTGTTCTTAA
- a CDS encoding LysR family transcriptional regulator, translated as MAASPIGFDLKSLEVFAAIVEAGGMTAAGQRLGMTQSSVSQSIANLEVQLHVQLLDRSQRPPMLTPLGRKFYEQAERLLSEARRVSLEFRRQEATPLKHVRIALVDSLAISVGKELVAAIKHRTAHWSMVTGQSHLHADALLNRRVDLILTDDAVSGHAELFRRRLLREPFILVLPLDFKGPVNSLRTLAAALDFIRYNQSTVIGRSIENQLQTWSIHPPLRMQLDNSYAILQMVKAGLGWTLTTPLCLLHGGIKTGDVQCLPVPEGEFCRELTLLARSDELGHLPELLADDSIALMRERYLPVIATAAPWLLPRIVLG; from the coding sequence ATGGCTGCGAGCCCGATTGGTTTTGATTTAAAAAGTTTGGAAGTTTTCGCCGCGATTGTTGAGGCGGGTGGGATGACAGCGGCGGGGCAGCGGCTGGGGATGACGCAGTCGTCCGTTTCCCAAAGCATAGCCAATCTTGAAGTGCAATTGCATGTGCAGCTACTTGATCGCTCGCAGCGCCCACCCATGCTAACCCCATTGGGGCGTAAGTTTTATGAGCAGGCGGAGCGCTTATTAAGCGAGGCTCGACGCGTAAGTTTGGAGTTTCGTCGCCAAGAAGCCACGCCGCTTAAGCATGTGCGGATTGCGCTAGTGGATTCGTTAGCGATTAGCGTAGGTAAAGAATTGGTTGCGGCGATTAAGCACCGCACTGCGCATTGGTCGATGGTTACAGGGCAATCGCATCTGCATGCAGATGCCTTACTTAATCGCCGAGTTGATTTGATTTTAACTGACGATGCAGTGAGTGGGCATGCAGAGCTTTTTCGCCGCCGCCTACTACGCGAGCCTTTTATTTTAGTGCTGCCGCTTGATTTTAAAGGGCCTGTGAATAGCTTACGCACGCTGGCGGCGGCATTGGATTTTATTCGCTACAACCAATCCACCGTGATTGGCCGCAGCATAGAAAACCAGCTGCAAACCTGGAGTATTCATCCACCATTGCGCATGCAGCTGGATAATTCCTACGCGATTTTACAAATGGTCAAGGCAGGCCTAGGCTGGACTTTAACCACGCCGCTATGCCTATTACATGGCGGCATTAAAACGGGTGACGTGCAATGCTTACCCGTGCCTGAGGGCGAATTTTGCCGCGAGCTAACCCTGCTTGCGCGGAGTGATGAATTAGGTCATCTCCCCGAGTTGCTTGCTGACGATAGCATTGCACTGATGCGGGAGCGTTACCTGCCTGTTATAGCCACCGCAGCTCCATGGCTATTGCCACGGATCGTGCTGGGCTGA
- the hemF gene encoding oxygen-dependent coproporphyrinogen oxidase: protein MNSTAVKDYLLSLQQNIVATLEQLDGSTFHTDQWEREGGGGGMTRVIEGGNLFERGGVNFSHVMGDALPPSASAGRPELAGRAFEAMGVSLVLHPRNPYIPTVHMNVRLFRAYKEGEQDVWWFGGGMDLTPYYGLEADAVHFHQACKDALDPFGTQLYPEFKAWCDRYFHLKHRNEPRGIGGVFFDDYNAAGFEASFAMMQSVGNAFLPAYVPIVERHEDAEYGARERDWQSYRRGRYVEFNLVFDRGTLFGLQSGGRTESILMSMPPVVNWRYDYHPEAGSPEARLYSDFLCDRDWLAACRA, encoded by the coding sequence ATGAATTCAACTGCCGTTAAAGATTACCTCCTCAGTCTGCAACAAAATATTGTCGCCACCTTAGAGCAGCTCGATGGTTCTACTTTTCATACCGATCAATGGGAAAGAGAGGGCGGTGGCGGCGGTATGACGCGGGTGATTGAAGGCGGCAATTTATTTGAGCGCGGCGGGGTGAATTTCTCTCATGTGATGGGCGATGCCCTGCCACCATCAGCCAGCGCCGGTCGTCCCGAGCTGGCGGGGCGTGCTTTTGAGGCGATGGGCGTATCGTTGGTGTTGCATCCACGTAATCCTTATATCCCTACCGTGCATATGAATGTGCGCTTGTTCCGAGCCTATAAAGAAGGCGAGCAAGATGTATGGTGGTTTGGCGGTGGTATGGATCTCACCCCTTATTACGGGCTAGAAGCAGATGCGGTGCATTTTCATCAAGCTTGTAAAGACGCGCTTGATCCTTTTGGCACGCAACTTTATCCAGAGTTTAAAGCTTGGTGTGATCGTTACTTCCACTTAAAACACCGTAATGAGCCACGTGGCATTGGCGGCGTCTTTTTTGATGATTACAACGCCGCTGGCTTTGAAGCCAGCTTTGCCATGATGCAAAGCGTGGGCAACGCCTTTTTACCCGCTTATGTGCCGATTGTGGAGCGCCATGAAGACGCCGAATACGGCGCGCGTGAGCGTGATTGGCAATCTTACCGTCGTGGCCGCTACGTAGAATTTAACCTAGTGTTTGATCGCGGCACGCTATTTGGTCTGCAATCAGGTGGCCGTACCGAATCCATCTTGATGTCTATGCCTCCGGTGGTGAACTGGCGCTATGATTACCACCCGGAGGCAGGCAGCCCAGAGGCGCGTTTATATAGCGATTTTTTGTGTGATAGGGATTGGCTAGCAGCCTGTCGGGCTTAA